In the genome of Rhinolophus ferrumequinum isolate MPI-CBG mRhiFer1 chromosome 24, mRhiFer1_v1.p, whole genome shotgun sequence, one region contains:
- the IL9 gene encoding interleukin-9, translated as MLPTVILSALLLCTVASQGCLTLVGIKDIKHLIDNLQKDPPSKCSCSGNVTNCLCLPIPSDNCTTPCFQEGLSQMTNTTVKTRFPLIFYRVKKTVEVLKNNKCLYFSCEQPCNQTTAGNTLTFLKSLLGTFQKQRMKGSV; from the exons ATGCTCCCAACCGTGATCCTCTCTGCCCTTCTCCTCTGCACGGTGGCCAGCCAGGGGTGTTTGACCTTGGTAGGGATCAAGGACATCAAGCACCTTATCGACAACCTACAG AAAGATCCACCTTCAAAATGCAGCTGCAGTGGCAAT GTGACAAATTGTTTGTGTCTGCCCATTCCTTCT GACAACTGCACCACGCCATGCTTCCAGGAGGGTCTGTCACAGATGACAAACACCACAGTGAAAACACGTTTCCCTCTGATTTTCTACCGGGTGAAAAAAACAGTTGAAGTCTTGAAGAATAACAAGTGTCTG TATTTTTCCTGTGAACAGCCATGCAACCAAACCACAGCAGGCAACACACTGACATTTCTGAAGAGTCTCCTGGGAACTTTCCAGAAACAAAGGATGAAAGGCAGTGTATGA